The Humulus lupulus chromosome 3, drHumLupu1.1, whole genome shotgun sequence genome window below encodes:
- the LOC133824228 gene encoding uncharacterized protein LOC133824228 has protein sequence MCREQYMSYHKAYMSFLAQKAKASWMINGDENTHIFHASLKARRLQNKILSIKNEVGNWVDSPTAITNAFLEYYKGLLGTVMVCRKKVSRSIMKLGPVLNAGLIQVLTREFSAQEVKNMIFAIPGLKTPGPDGFGSFFYQDNWGLVGSEVTTAVLSFLTSGKILREINNTAITLIPKHICPFSVSDFRPISCCNVIYKAASKLICSRIRKVLPELIADSQGGFVHGRYIAYNIMTCQDLVRHYGRKNNKPSCLIKLDLRKAYDTIEWDFIEEMLTSFRFPQKLIQLIMVCVRTTRFSLMINDPISPLLFVLGMEYLSRIMLKVGSHPSYKYHDRCATLRLNHLCFANDILLFSHGDFSSILLMLRGLKLFSTTSGLFPNEAKSAIYCSGMRDSEIERVLAASGFSRSTLPFRYLGIPICSKRISKVECGIILDKSF, from the coding sequence ATGTGTAGAGAACAGTATATGTCTTACCATAAAGCTTACATGAGCTTCTTGGCACAAAAAGCTAAAGCCTCTTGGATGATTAATGGTGATGAAAACACTCACATCTTTCATGCTTCACTTAAGGCAAGGAGACTTCAGAACAAAATTTTATCCATCAAGAATGAGGTAGGGAATTGGGTAGACTCTCCTACAGCTATAACAAATGCTTTTTTAGAGTATTATAAAGGCTTGTTAGGGACAGTAATGGTATGCAGGAAGAAGGTGTCACGGTCAATCATGAAGCTGGGACCAGTCCTAAACGCAGGGCTCATTCAGGTGCTTACAAGGGAGTTCTCAGCTCAGGAAGTTAAGAACATGATATTTGCAATCCCAGGGTTGAAAACCCCAGGCCCCGATGGATTTGGTAGTTTTTTTTACCAGGATAATTGGGGGTTGGTGGGTTCGGAGGTCACTACTGCTGTGTTATCCTTTCTTACTTCAGGTAAAATTCTTAGAGAAATTAATAACACAGCTATCACACTTATTCCCAAACATATATGCCCATTTTCGGTGAGTGATTTCAGACCTATATCCTGCTGTAATGTCATTTACAAAGCTGCATCTAAGTTGATTTGTTCAAGGATAAGGAAGGTGCTACCTGAATTAATTGCAGACAGTCAAGGGGgttttgttcatggtagataTATAGCATACAACATTATGACATGTCAAGACCTGGTTCGGCACTATGGGAGGAAAAACAATAAACCAAGTTGCCTGATTAAGTTGGATTTGAGGAAAGCATATGACACCATCGAATGGGATTTTATTGAAGAAATGCTCACTAGTTTTCGATTTCCACAGAAGTTGATTCAGCTTATCATGGTATGTGTGAGAACTACCAGATTTTCATTGATGATTAATGATCCTATATCCCCCTTACTATTTGTACTTGGTATGGAATACTTATCTAGGATAATGCTTAAGGTTGGTTCTCATCCTAGTTATAAGTATCATGATCGGTGTGCTACTTTGAGGTTGAACCATTTATGTTTTGCTAATGACATTTTGTTGTTCAGCCATGGAGACTTTAGTTCTATACTTTTGATGCTCAGAGGTCTCAAGCTGTTTTCCACGACTTCTGGACTCTTTCCAAATGAGGCAAAGTCTGCAATATATTGCAGTGGCATGAGGGATTCTGAGATTGAGAGAGTACTAGCTGCTTCAGGATTTTCAAGATCTACATTACCATTTAGATACTTGGGCATTCCTATCTGTTCTAAAAGGATTTCTAAGGTTGAGTGTGGGATCATTCTAGACAAATCATTCTAG